A stretch of the Melanotaenia boesemani isolate fMelBoe1 chromosome 24, fMelBoe1.pri, whole genome shotgun sequence genome encodes the following:
- the LOC121635605 gene encoding snaclec coagulation factor IX/factor X-binding protein subunit B-like, with translation MKTLLVLSVLLCAALAAPAGDEQKPLETVVELPQEDAALEAAQSEPEPEEEAVPELQFNFCPNFWQPHESLCFKLISIPKSWHEAEEYCNNLGGHLASVTNSMQYNFLQGMALNYHQSVAWLGGFYLQDRWMWIDRKSLHYVNWYTPSTSSSNPCMYLRSNNGWGNNRCNTKYAFICVKNPFGC, from the exons ATGAAGACTCTGCTGGTCCTCTCCGTTCTACTGTGTGCTGCATTAGCAG CTCCAGCTGGAGACGAGCAGAAACCTTTAG AAACAGTAGTGGAGCTCCCTCAGGAAGACGCTGCTCTTGAAGCTG CCCAgtctgaacctgaacctgagGAGGAAGCAGTTCCTGAAC TTCAGTTTAACTTCTGTCCGAACTTCTGGCAACCACATGAATCTCTCTGCTTCAAGTTGATCAGCATTCCCAAGTCCTGGCACGAAGCGGAG GAGTACTGCAATAATCTGGGGGGCCACCTGGCCTCAGTCACAAACAGCATGCAGTACAACTTCCTCCAGGGAATGGCTCTGAACTACCACCAGAGCGTAGCGTGGCTTGGAGGCTTCTACCTGCAG GACCGCTGGATGTGGATCGATCGCAAGAGTTTACATTACGTCAACTGGTACACTCCGTCCACCTCAAGCAGCAACCCCTGCATGTATTTACGCTCTAATA ACGGCTGGGGTAACAATCGCTGCAACACTAAATACGCCTTCATTTGCGTGAAGAACCCGTTCGGCTGTTAG